From the Terriglobales bacterium genome, the window ATGTCGAGGCAGACGTCGAGGCCGATGAAGTCGGCCAAGGTCAGCGGGCCCATGGGATGCGCCATGCCCAGCTTGAAGACCTCGTCCACCGCTTCCGCTGTGGCCACGCCCTCCATCACCGCGTACATGGCCTCGTTGAGCTGCGGCATGAGCACGCGGTTGGAAACGAACCCGGGCGAATCGTGCACCTCCACCGGAGTCTTCTCCAGCTTCTCGGCCAGCGACTTCACAGTCTGGAAAGTTTCATCCGAGGTCTGTAGCGCGCGAATCACCTCCACCAGCTTCATCATGGGCACGGGATTGAAGAAGTGCATGCCGATGACCTTCTCCGGCCGCTGGGTGCAGGCCGCCAGCCTGGTAATGGAGATGGAAGAGGTGTTGGAGGA encodes:
- a CDS encoding 3-hydroxyacyl-CoA dehydrogenase NAD-binding domain-containing protein; the encoded protein is MEIKTVGVVGAGTMGNGIAHVFAKSGFHVLLCDVEQRFLDRGLETIGKNLEREVAKSKISAEQRTAALGRIRPALERKALAACDFIVEAATEKLEIKAALFRELDSLCRPEVILSSNTSSISITRLAACTQRPEKVIGMHFFNPVPMMKLVEVIRALQTSDETFQTVKSLAEKLEKTPVEVHDSPGFVSNRVLMPQLNEAMYAVMEGVATAEAVDEVFKLGMAHPMGPLTLADFIGLDVCLD